Proteins found in one Larimichthys crocea isolate SSNF chromosome I, L_crocea_2.0, whole genome shotgun sequence genomic segment:
- the LOC109136927 gene encoding moesin/ezrin/radixin homolog 1, whose protein sequence is MEAHIREGKGNIEKVQERVARIQQLREALREETLKNGVAMEKSDLCQQSQLEYNKAQERRRQLKEDRGRLIQEEVEKMERDLAEELTQGPERELLVLTRERRVLVLQIEALRAEAQEAEKDLQNQYHRHQTELHCLKEESLQVFRVFRQVSEEQRKMSEGRYRSVLLEAVQDAVYLSAQNQQLQAENKQLRKALGELKDTLAVRGDPKAEQ, encoded by the exons ATGGAAGCACATATCCGAG AGGGCAAAGGGAATATAGAGAAAGTCCAAGAGAGAGTAGCGAGAATCCAGCAGCTGAGGGAGGCTCTGAGAGAGGAGACACTGAAGAACGGGGTTGCTATGGAGAAATCTGACCTCTGTCAACAA TCTCAGTTGGAATACAACAAAGCACAGGAGCGGAGGAGGCAACTTAAGGAGGACCGTGGGAGATTAATtcaagaggaggtggagaagatggagagggaCTTGGCAGAGGAATTG ACGCAAGGCCCTGAGAGAGAGCTGCTAGTGCTGACCAGAGAGAGGCGGGTCCTGGTGCTGCAGATAGAGGCCCTGCGTGCTGAAGCCCAAGAGGCTGAGAAAGACCTGCAGAATCAATATCACCGACACCAAACAGAGCTGCATTGTCTTAAAGAAGAGAGCCTGCAG GTGTTCAGAGTCTTTCGTCAGGTAAGCGAGGAGCAAAGGAAGATGTCAGAGGGCAGATACAGAAGTGTGCTGCTGGAGGCTGTGCAAGATGCCGTTTACTTGTCTGCccagaaccagcagctgcaAGCTGAGAACAAACAACTCCGTAAAG caCTGGGAGAGTTGAAGGACACTCTGGCTGTGCGAGGTGATCCTAAGGCTGAACAATGA
- the LOC113747075 gene encoding toll-like receptor 2, with protein sequence MTPNQRLILLLLLGLTVTSGTGTSLCTHEVMTRCVCNGMDIFNLENMLSLRFSELELRDSKLDGFELPIDLEMFSYLIQINKLTFTNVTMSFSFIGAVFHFLPSILNEINIISSTLKDVKPLQYPESLDASKIKALLLENTTVDPSLLQPSFEAFHRWLFGSLKSLGLVHSGLVEIDCNWAQRVQNLSHLDLSDNPISYTSLQNISQCSSLSFKSLKSLHLRNSSLTSLQSLCTPLSLTPALTQLDVSRNNFTVLNYPHCLHMKPLRMLNLSHSEITEVNSLFSESLEELDLSYNSLEVFNNQLQTLKRLDLSHNHLIRLPSLDSLSHLQDLKVDSNQLTILIQETTNLSTLEQLDSLYAGRNPYQCDCALKETIIFLNSTDSVSVEDYPEDFLCATPVAQQGTQIMNLSFEACMNSTNDAQQHSSPLCLTLFVVPLTCMIYSC encoded by the coding sequence ATGACACCGAATCAGAGACTGATTCTGCTCTTGCTTTTGGGACTCACTGTCACTTCAGGAACGGGCACTTCTCTTTGCACTCACGAGGTTATGACTCGTTGTGTGTGCAATGGTATGGATATCTTCAACCTCGAAAATATGTTGTCTCTCAGGTTTTCAGAGCTGGAGCTGAGAGATAGCAAACTAGATGGCTTTGAATTACCCATCGATCTGGAGATGTTTTCCTACTTAATTCAGATAAATAAACTAACTTTCACCAATGTCACAATGTCCTTTTCATTCATCGGTGCAGTCTTCCATTTTCTGCCCTCGATATTGAATGAAATTAACATAATTTCCTCCACTCTGAAAGATGTCAAACCTTTACAATATCCAGAATCACTTGATGCATCTAAAATTAAAGCCCTTCTACTGGAAAACACAACAGTGGACCCTTCTCTCCTCCAGCCCTCCTTCGAGGCTTTCCACCGCTGGTTGTTTGGTTCCCTGAAATCTCTAGGTCTTGTCCATTCTGGCCTGGTTGAGATTGACTGCAACTGGGCTCAAAGAGTACAAAACCTGAGTCATCTGGATCTTTCGGATAACCCCATCTCTTACACTAGCCTGCAGAATATCTCACAATGCTCCTCGCTTTCATTCAAGTCCCTAAAATCTCTTCATCTGAGAAACAGCAGTCTCACCTCCCTCCAATCTCTTTGCACGCCCTTGAGCCTCACCCCTGCCCTCACCCAACTTGATGTCAGCAGGAACAATTTCACCGTCCTCAACTATCCACACTGCCTCCACATGAAGCCGCTCAGGATGCTCAATCTTTCCCACTCGGAGATCACAGAGGTTAACTCGTTGTTCTCTGAATCTCTGGAAGAACTGGATCTTAGTTATAATTCTCTCGAAGTCTTCAATAACCAACTGCAGACCCTAAAGAGGCTAGATTTGTCTCATAATCACCTCATACGTCTCCCGTCTCTGGATAGCCTGTCTCATCTCCAGGATCTAAAGGTGGACAGTAACCAGCTTACCATCTTAATACAGGAGACAACGAATTTGAGCACACTGGAGCAGCTGGATAGTCTCTATGCAGGGAGGAACCCTTATCAGTGTGACTGTGCCCTAAAAGAAACCATCATCTTCCTGAACAGCACAgacagtgtgtctgtggaggATTACCCTGAAGACTTTCTGTGTGCCACACCAGTGGCCCAGCAGGGGACTCAGATAATGAATTTGTCTTTTGAAGCTTGTATGAATTCGACCAATGACgcacagcagcacagctctcctctctgtttgaCACTCTTTGTCGTTCCGTTGACATGCATGATTTATTCTTGTTAA
- the LOC113747176 gene encoding SLC35A4 upstream open reading frame protein-like, protein MADDKDPLKQLRDLTQLKNQLEEIQRRVESEVSAGLPQGGSFLGSPFLKGFFAGYVVAKLRSSAILGVLLGTVTGIYAAQSYQVPNIERTVKDYMNNLKKGPK, encoded by the exons ATGGCGGATGACAAG gACCCTCTGAAACAGCTGAGAGATCTGACGCAGCTCAAAAACCAGCTGGAGGAGATCCAAAGGCGCGTGGAGAGCGAAGTGTCCGCAGGACTTCCTCAG GGAGGCTCATTCTTGGGATCTCCATTTCTGAAGGGATTCTTTGCCGGCTATGTGGTGGCCAAGCTACGCTCCTCTGCCATCTTGGGAGTCTTGCTGGGAACAGTCACTGGCATATACGCGGCACAGAGCTATCAAGTGCCCAACATTGAAAGGACCGTGAAAGACTACATGAACAACTTGAAAAAAGGACCAAAGTAA
- the LOC104927058 gene encoding probable UDP-sugar transporter protein SLC35A4, giving the protein MIVIPNVGPSSPARIRRQWVKRIQWGVLFGLMVLIYGSHAPLITLTKVDGQVPFNPSSCVLMIELAKLLISLATLILTGGTAALSAPPSLFLVAPYAVPAILYALNNNLVVLMQAYMDPSSYQVLSNLKIASTALLYSFCLGKRLRPVQWLALGLLMCAGVFHTYSSLDLGDAERVETKEGPRLHITAWGLFLVLVYCFVSGLAAVYTERVLKSQRLPLSLQNLYLYVFGVAINGFSSFAAVGSEKSFLEGYSGVVWAIIAGQAANGLFMSVVLKHGSGITRLFVISCSMLVNALLSWVILGLQLTPLFLLPVSMIGLAAYLYYR; this is encoded by the coding sequence ATGATTGTGATCCCAAATGTGGGGCCCAGTTCCCCAGCGAGGATCAGGAGACAGTGGGTGAAAAGGATTCAGTGGGGTGTCCTCTTTGGACTGATGGTCCTCATCTATGGCTCTCATGCTCCACTCATCACTCTCACCAAGGTAGATGGTCAAGTCCCTTTCAACCCCTCATCATGTGTTCTCATGATTGAGTTAGCCAAACTCCTTATTTCTCTGGCGACCCTTATTCTAACTGGAGGTACCGCTGCCTTAAGCGCTCCTCCATCTCTGTTCCTCGTGGCCCCCTATGCAGTCCCTGCCATACTCTACGCCCTCAACAACAACCTGGTAGTTCTCATGCAGGCTTACATGGATCCAAGCTCGTATCAAGTCCTCTCTAACCTGAAAATTGCCTCCACTGCCCTGCTGTACTCCTTCTGCCTGGGCAAGAGGCTCCGGCCTGTACAGTGGTTGGCTCTGGGGCTCCTCATGTGTGCAGGGGTGTTCCACACTTACAGCAGCCTAGATCTGGGAGACGCCGAGAGGGTTGAAACTAAGGAAGGTCCCAGGCTTCATATCACAGCTTGGGGGCTTTTCCTTGTGCTGGTGTACTGCTTTGTTTCAGGCCTGGCAGCAGTTTACACAGAGAGGGTGCTGAAGAGCCAGAGGCTGCCCCTTAGCTTGCAGAATCTCTACCTCTATGTGTTCGGTGTGGCCATCAATGGGTTCTCCTCCTTTGCCGCTGTAGGAAGTGAAAAGAGCTTTCTGGAAGGATACTCCGGGGTGGTGTGGGCGATTATAGCAGGCCAGGCAGCTAATGGACTCTTCATGTCTGTGGTGCTCAAACATGGGAGCGGGATCACCAGactgtttgtcatttcctgctcCATGCTGGTTAATGCTCTGTTGTCTTGGGTCATCTTAGGGCTGCAGCTCAcacctctttttctccttcctgtttctATGATCGGGTTGGCAGCTTACCTTTATTACAGATAA